A region of the Silene latifolia isolate original U9 population chromosome 9, ASM4854445v1, whole genome shotgun sequence genome:
AGTTGAATTTTAGAATCAATTGTTGGATGCTcgtattttcttttttttcttttattcattGATTTTCAAAGAATATTAGTAACGTAAAACCGTTTACTATTTCAGGGATTCCTACACCGATTCTTCTGAACGTTGAGAAGAagcttgtatatatatatagggaaAGAGAGACATCAGGGAATGCAGAAAGATGTGTGTTCATGCGGGAAATTTATCTTGTGAAAATTGTTTAACCTTCTCTTTTGTCAAAAATTCCTTGTTGTCCCTAGATGAGGTCGGACATGCCACTTGTAGCAGAGCTTTGCTATCTGCTCAAGTGTACCACCGATCTACAAGCAGTTGTAGGTTTGTCGTGCTAAAACACGAGCCTGTGGACGACGGTTGACCTGCTAAGTGTCTGTCCTTGTCAAGCAAAcacattattttattttatttagggTACAAAATTCTTAATTAGCTATGGAAAAGAAGGGAACTATATTGATGGAGAGGTACGAGTTGGGAAGATTGTTGGGGCAAGGTAACTTTGCCAAAGTCTACTATGCTAGGGACGTCAAGAATGGCCAAAGTGTGGCCATTAAGGTTATCGAcaaagagaaatctttgaaggcGGGGCTAAGTGAGCAGATCAAGCGAGAGATATCCGTCATGAAGTTGGTTAAGCACCTCAATGTCTTGCAGCTATATGAGGTCATGGCTACCAAGAGCAAGATTTACATAGTTTTGGAATACGCCAAAGGTGGCGAGCTCTTTAACAAGGTTGCCAAAGGCCGTCTTAAGGAGGATATTGCGAGGTGGATTTTCCAGCAGTTGATCAGTGCTGTGGATTGCTGCCACAATAGAGGTGTTTATCACCGGGATTTGAAGCTGGAAAACTTGTTGATAGATGAGGATGGAGGTTTGAAGGTGTCTGATTTCGGCTTGAGTGCCCTTTCAGAATCAAAACGGCTAGATGGGATGCTGCACACAATGTGTGGGACCCCTGCTTACGTGGCACCAGAGGTGATTAACAGAAAAGGCTATGACGGTGCAAAAGCCGACATATGGTCTTGTGGTGTTATCTTGTATGTTCTTATGGCTGGTCATCTCCCCTTCCAAGAGGCGAATTTGATGGAAATGTACAAAAAGATCACCCGTGCTGACTACCGATGCCCTAATTGGTTTCCATCCGATGTGCGGAGACTATTGTTGAAAATACTTGATCCAAACCCGAATACAAGGATACCCATTAGCAAGATAATGGAGAACTCGTGGTTCAAGAAAGGGTTGGGAACCCGACCCATGAGATCTAAGATGGATATCAAAGAAAGCCCTCAAGTGGAGATCAGGCCATTCACTAAAAAGCCTGAACTGCAAAAACCATCAAACCTGAATGCATTTGACATTATTTCCCTGTCATCAGGGTTAGACTTGTCTGGTTTATTTATTGGGGATGACAAAAAAGAAGAGATCAGGTTTACATCACTTCAACCAGCCTCAACCATAGTGTCGAAACTCGAGGAAGTTGCTACTAACTTGAATCTAAAAGTGGCAAAGAAAGACGGAGGATTCATGAAGTTAGCCGGTTCAGGAGGAGCTAGAAAGGAAGGAGTCGGAATCGACGTGGAAATATTCGAATTTGCTCCGTCAATCCACCTCGTGGAAATGAAGAAGTCCAATGGTGATACTTTTGAGTATCAGAAGGTCTTAAAACTTGACATCCAACCTGCAATAAGCGACATCGTTTGGGCTTGGCAATAGATCCGTCAGTGCCAGAGATTAACAGCCCTTTGAAGACTGAGATTCTTGCATTATTAGTGTTTAATCTAAATTTAGTCTCATGCTAAGTTAATCCTTTGTTTATTTCCTGATTTCCATGTATTCACGTCATTTTACATTATTCGGCTTTTGAAGCCATTGTTGAACTCTTAAGTGGTGGttgatgaaatttatgaagcaataaGAAATCTTGTGTTTTATTCAATATTTTTGTGCATCTTTGGAAAGGGAAGTGTACCTAATCATGTACCTAATGTTAGGTTCACCAACACTAACTACTAATTTATTCCTAAGATAAGTGGTGGTGACTGGTGATCTAATACAGTGCTCAAGTATTTGTTTATGTAGTCGGTCACACATTTGGCCTTTGGAGCTTGAGGATATGAGGGGACACCACCATAAATAAACAAATGAGACTTATCTCGGAATATAGCAAACCCCTTTTAATTTGGCATGTGGCTCGGAATGCCTTTCAACATAATAATATCCACAAATGgggatttcctcttcattttactTTCAAATCCCGAGTTTAAAACGAGTGCATTTCATAAGAATTTACGAATGTTGTTAATTCCACATTTTTATGAAGACTTGAAAATCAATAGTAATTTTTAAAGATGAGTTAAGATGCTTTTCTACGGTAACATGTGATGATTATGTGTACTAGACATTCGGTAGTGCTTTCTTTTACTTTGCGTCTAATAATTGGTCTTACTTCTTTTCATTTTTAAATGAAGGGAATACAACAAATAATGCAAAACTTGCTGTAAAACATTACATATTTGATATTCCACCTCTACTTTCTATCTATCCATCCATTAGCTAACACAAATTCTTGGCCCCAAACGTCAGCCTAAAATGCCAACCCACCTGGATAATTGTCAACATTATCTTATCttaggcctcgtttggttcaTACCGAAATTGAATTGATGTGTTAATCTGCAATGCACGTGATTTAAACTCCTACATCGAAATTCACATGAATTGCAATAATATGTTTGGTTGCTCATACTGGAGTTTATTTCCTAAGAGTGTCCAATGACCATGAAGGGGTAAGTAGTTCAATTCCCCCATCATGTAGGAGTTGGAAACTCCTATGGAGTTTGAAACTCCcccattttataaaatatggggtaaccaaacaatcTTCCAAAAtcacaattcatgggattttagaATTTCCATGAATTGGGTGGGCAACCAAACGAACCCTTAGTTTCAGTTTCACTAAtgagtttcattttttttttttttgaaataacccAAAAGAGGGTTTCAATGCATTACTAAATCAACTTTGGCCAAAGCCTTAATGTAACTAGGAACATCACGCAACCACACACGCCTACCCAATGACCATGGGCAAAAATGCGCAAAAGCATGAGTTATGCTATTAAGGTTTCTACTtacaaaaataaaagaacaagaatgaaaaaaaagaacACAAGGCTCTTGCTGGTTCGAGTACGTGGGAATCCAGTTAAGTCAACATTATTTCAAATGAGTCTGCgggtaaaaaaataaaataaactagcTAAATATTCGTTATACTTTTTAAATTTGTTTGTAATAATTTAAACTTTTTAtgagaaaataaatatttttagttAAGTCAGTTTGAATATTGTCAGTTCAaattagaggtgatcatgggccgggccaatGCGGGCTTGGGCCAGGCCTTTCTAACAAAAGCGGCCCATTTTTGTGAGCCGGGCCAGGCTGGGCCAAGTGCGTGGGCTTATTTAGCAAGCCCAGACCCGGCCCTTATGGGCTAATgcgggcttttgggcctaaatgggctttttcgggccctaaaatttacgacttaccctaggaaataattagcgtaataccttcagttacaacttttaaaatatacatagtgtataaaattgtacaaaatatgatgaaatccATATGAATTGctctctaaaataaaataaagacaaacatcgccactttagaatgcttaatcatgcattcgtagatatgatttatgttatgtataccttgttttataaatctaaaaaaatatacttgagttTGTTAAGAGTTGGGTATAACTTTAACGCTACTTTAATAGGTTTTATTAGAAAAAATattcattattaataaatatgggccggaccgggccaaaatttgggccaaatgcttggcccaaacccggccctaaAATATTTTGGGCCTTTTTAGGCCGGCCCATGAGCTGTTTTGGGCCAAAACtaaaggcccaagcccttcaaaaaagcgggccgggccgggtagggccaatagacttgggccatttgatcagctctagTTCAAATGTGTCCACTATCCAAGTGCCATATCATTCGATTATCTTGAATTTAGTTCATTTTTAACTTGCTAATTAAATTGAGTCTTGGGTTCAATTCATATTACTCATACCTACTTTTAAATTAATTATTAGTTTGgatatttttaattaatttttcgaATTTTAATTTATTCTATTAGGTACTCCTGTATCCCCAAAATTTGGTTAGAGATAAGTGAGACACggaattaacgggtttgggttgaggcttaataacccatttatgtaagtgggtcgacacgaacacgacagaTATTTAATagggttgggtttgggtttgggtttggattgacctctctaaacacgaacccgacacgaatgaccgGTTTACTAAATTAAACGTAATTTTTCTTGATCCTATATCACATAAACAAttaaatatacttaaactttccaAATATGTACATGACACGAAAATAcaacacgatatttaattgggttgggtttgaGTTGAAGGATTTGTGACCCGTTTACacgtgacacgaacacgaacccgatACGACTCGATCTGTTTGCTAGGTATCCATATGTAAAGATTAATTATGTCATGATGGAAGGATAACCAAGTGGACCAGATTGATGAAATCTCCTTGTCCTTTACAGCTCTAAGCCACATGTAATATTGGGCCGCTAAAATGATACCTGCTTTATGATTAGTACTGAATCAGTAATGGATTGCTTTATGTGTGGCTGTCATTGAGTTCATTATCAGGGACAAACTTCGAATTTTATTATTCAGTCCGTCTGGTCTTGCTTGTGACAGTCTCTTTAAAGAGACCTCTCACAGCCCCATGCTTGCCTTCTCAGTGAATATTTGGACTGCTAGGAAGAGATGTCGACTATAGATGGTGGTAAGTGGTAACTCATCCAGAGTGATTCTTAAGCAAATTTAAATGGATGTTCAAGGGCGTGCTAATCAAAGATTAAGGACTATGTCACACATGGTTGATAGAAATTGGTGCAGCCTCTGCCTAACAGTAATAGGGGGTCTGTACTCAAAAGgcattggtggtggtggtgtcattTTGGTGATATACTTGCATGATTATCTATTACGGAGTACTACAATTTACATTTcaggaaaaaaaaaatctaaatatTTAAGTCAAACAGGAAGAACAAATATAAATGGAAAAAAGTACAAATTACTCTACCTTGTTTATCAGAAGGGC
Encoded here:
- the LOC141600262 gene encoding CBL-interacting protein kinase 2-like, translated to MEKKGTILMERYELGRLLGQGNFAKVYYARDVKNGQSVAIKVIDKEKSLKAGLSEQIKREISVMKLVKHLNVLQLYEVMATKSKIYIVLEYAKGGELFNKVAKGRLKEDIARWIFQQLISAVDCCHNRGVYHRDLKLENLLIDEDGGLKVSDFGLSALSESKRLDGMLHTMCGTPAYVAPEVINRKGYDGAKADIWSCGVILYVLMAGHLPFQEANLMEMYKKITRADYRCPNWFPSDVRRLLLKILDPNPNTRIPISKIMENSWFKKGLGTRPMRSKMDIKESPQVEIRPFTKKPELQKPSNLNAFDIISLSSGLDLSGLFIGDDKKEEIRFTSLQPASTIVSKLEEVATNLNLKVAKKDGGFMKLAGSGGARKEGVGIDVEIFEFAPSIHLVEMKKSNGDTFEYQKVLKLDIQPAISDIVWAWQ